One segment of Cervus canadensis isolate Bull #8, Minnesota chromosome 32, ASM1932006v1, whole genome shotgun sequence DNA contains the following:
- the IFT22 gene encoding intraflagellar transport protein 22 homolog, with protein sequence MLKAKILFVGPCESGKTVLANFLTESSDITEYNPTQGVRILEFENPQVTSNNKGTGCEIELWDCGGDPKFESCWPALMKDSHGVVIVFNADIPSHLKEIETWYSCFVQQQFLQNTQCLLIAHHKPGSGSDKENPALAPPLNKLKLVHSNLEDDPEEIRMEFIKYLRSIINSVSESRDREEMSIIT encoded by the exons ATGCTGAAGGCGAAGATCCTCTTTGTGGGGCCCTGCGAG AGTGGAAAAACCGTGTTGGCCAACTTTCTGACAGAATCTTCTGACATCACTGAATACAACCCAACCCAAGGAGTGAG GATCCTGGAATTCGAGAACCCACAAGTTACCAGCAACAACAAAGGCACGGGGTGTGAAATTGAGCTCTGGGATTGTGGCGGCGATCCAAA GTTCGAGTCTTGCTGGCCAGCCCTGATGAAGGACTCTCACGGAGTGGTGATCGTCTTCAACGCCGACATCCCAAGTCACCTGAAGGAAATTGAGACGTGGTATTCCTGCTTCGTCCAGCAGCAGTTCCTACAGAATACTCAGTGTCTGTTAATTGCACACCACAAGCCAGGCTCCGGAAGTGACAAAGAAAACCCAGCTTTGG caCCACCCTTGAACAAGCTGAAGCTGGTACACTCAAATCTTGAGGACGACCCGGAAGAGATCAGGATGGAATTCATAAAGTATTTAAGAAGCATAATCAACTCAGTGTCCGAGAGCAGAGACCGGGAAGAGATGTCCATTATTACCTGA